CTGAAAGCTAGCCTTCTACGGCCATTTTCTTTTGGTTTAGTTCTTATAGCTCCTGTCCCCGCAGCCCCTGATGGGCAATGCTCTTGGTGAGTCACTTCGTCTTTCACGATCGATGGTAAATCCTCTTGCTTAGCCTATTTCCTTTTCCCTTTGAGTTCAATCCTATCAGCCTTTGAGTCAGCGCTTTCGCAGCCTGCCTTTCCATTCTTCGCTCTATTTCAATCATTTCTTTTGGTAGATGGAGTACCCGGGCATTCTCTTGTCTTCCCATTCCTGACGCTCTCATTTCGCGCATGCGCTTTGCGCTCTTGGCTTAACCACATCAAAGAGGAATCGAACCTCTTCCAGTTCTGTGATCAATTGGATGTCCCCCCTCCTCCTTCCTCCGTTAGTTTAGCTGCAACGTTAGAAAGGTCGAAGTAAGCTGTGGGGAGAGTTCTTTGAACTCGATTCGCCGTGTGTGATAGAATTGTTTGAAGGAATGGAATCCGAAGCAAAGAATGCAAGCTCTGAGGGATTCACCGCTCCGTGGGCTTCTTGCCCAAGAGTTAAGGAGAATACGGTATTAGGTGCGAAAGGCGGTGTTCGAGAATCCGATTTGTGTTGATTGCGCATAGCCTTTACTATTCGACGTTTTCCCCCTAGTCAAAGCATCATTCCTAACAGTTTGCACATGGGTAAATCCTGGTTATGAAATAAGATTCTGTAAGACCTTGATCAATCAGTCCCTCTGAACTGCGCTTATTCCGACAACAGCTTAGTCTACGCATGAATGTGCAGCCTTTCGCTTACTCTTCCTTCGATTCGGGGATTTCCCTGGCTAGGATTGATGCAAAAGTCTGTCCCTACTCTTTCGATCTTACTTACTAATTGGCTTTTTCTCTATGGGCATATTCCTTCCACTAGAGGAATTTGCCTGACCTATCCCAACAAGCCAGTCCTACCAGCAGCCTATCCTATTCTCTGCTCCCGAAGAGCCTAGACCGGTCGGTAATGCCGTTGAATGAACGAAGACTTCCTTTATCCAATGCTGTTTCAATATTGAAACTCTTTTCCTATTCTTCCTAAAAAGAGGGCTCGATGCTAACTAAAGTCCGAAGGACGACCAAGGTTTTCCAATCTTCCAAGTTAAAGGACATATCCTATTAACTAAGGAATCCCTTTTCTCATGGAGGAGCCCGTCGTACTTTCACTTTTTTCGCTAGCATGATGGATAAAGAGCTGTGAGAAGACAGGAAGTCAGGGTTTCTGCATATTATATTAAATATTAACGACCCACGGGGAAGGTTTGGCGAAGGTGTCCTTATAACAGGAATCGTACCGTTCTCTATATGTGCCATGGCCCGATGGAATGAAAACAGAGGGAGTCGAAGACGAAAGAGAACTCCAAAGAAGGGTGTCCCTATAACAGATACAGATGATTTCTCCTCTATGTTCCAAGCTCCGATGGACCGAATAACATAGAGGACATGGAAAGATCGGAAGAAGTGTTAAGTGTCGCCTTCGGCTCTTGGTCTCGAGGGACACTTCGTTTCCGTATATGCATTATGTGTTTCACCCGACCGCGAAGCTCTTTCCAAGAGTGCACCTTTCCCTTTCCTTTCCGGACCGTCTTTTGCCCAAGGGCTTCTTACGGTCCTCCAAGGCCAAGAGACACCGAAGGGGTCGGCCTTAAGACCTTGCATTTGTCCAATAAGGTTAGGTTAGTATACTACTTTTTTTCTTTCTATCTTTTCTTCGACCGAAGGGAGAAGGAAGCCTTGTATTAGTCTTGATTATTGATTATTGGGCGAGCCCCCCGATCCGATCATTCATTAGCCGAATACGAGAGTCCAGTCCAGCTCTTATGCCTGAGACCAAAGGTTTTTTTTCCAATCATTGCCATTCATTGCGCGGAGACAGCGATCAGAGAGGGGAAAGAAAGGGTAGGAGTTGTTTACTTCAAAGGGATAAACCATTATTAGAGCGTAGACGCCTGCGGAAGAAAGAGGAACAAGGAAGCTTCGTAGTAAGTAGTAGTATTCTAGAATCCTCACTCAAAGCAAGAAAAGGGATGCTCGAAAGCAAAGCCTCAAAATGAACATTCTTTCGTAGACAACAGAATCAAAAGAAGAAATCGCAGAGAGGACTTCCAGGGCCCGATCTACGGCTGCGTCAGCGTGAGGCAAAAAAAAAAGCGAATAAGCATAAAATAAAAGAAAAAAAAAGAGAAGATCTAAATCAGACACGATGTTGTTTTTTCTAGAGGGTAAGGGCTGTTGAAGAGTGGTCCAAAAAGGGATGTCCGTCCCAAAGGAAAGCTCGAGAACGATAGTAACTTCTTTCTAGTTCTAATGTAATGGAGCAAGGATGGCTACGTTCAGGTATTACAATTCTCAAAAATGAAAATGGGATTGTATCTTCCTCATTCGAATTTTTTTTTATGGATCTTGGTTCGCGCTTTCCGGCTTTTCCACTCATGACAGGGCTCGTCTTGCTTGTGTGTCGCCTCAATAAAATAAAGTTATACAACTATCATATATATATATGTGGTCTAATGATTATTGGGCATGGTTTGCCAAAGACTTTTAGTCTTTTAAAAAAAAAGGTATTCAACTACTCCCATCGCTAGGCCTACTAGGCCTTTAGGAAATCGCTTTAGTGCCGCGCAGCGAGCAGGGAAGATGCAGCCGAAGTTGCCCAGAGAGCTATAAGTGAAGCGCTGGGATGGCAATGCCCATAGAGGTAGTAGCAAGAGAGGCCAGGCCGGAAGGCGTGAGTCAGAAGCAGAGCTTACTAATAGGGGGGCGACCAAATGCCCCAAGGAGAAGACGTAACGCGAAGAGAGCGAGGGCTCCAGTAGTGGGGGCAGCCCTTATGTGGTGCAAGCTGTAGGAGAAGCACAGATACTTAGGGAAGTGGAGTCATTGTGAAGACTAGTGTAGCGGTCCCTAACTTTTATGGAAGCTGAGACCCCTCCGTGGTCTTAGACTGGTTAGTCGCGATGGACCAGTATTTCGAACTAGAAGAAATTACGGACTCGGAGCGGTTACATTTCACTACCACGAAGACGAAGTTGAAGGAAAACAAAAAGGCAGGCTTATGGTGAGCACATGTACGACAGAAGAGGGAGCAGGAGGAGAAGCGCTACGAAGAACAAGAAGTTCGTCAGTTTAAAGATTCATTTCTACCAGGTGACGGACTAATAAGTTTAAGAATCTGAGACAAGGTTGTTTTTGAAATGGCTATGAGAGAGTACATAGAGGAGTTTTTTGACCTCCTGTCTCTACGATGTAGAGTGAAGAAGGGAGACAAGAGGGCAATATTCGAGCTGACTTTTTCTGAGCACGAATTGCATTTGTGTTTGACGGACAGCATAGAAGCAGCATACCGTATTGCTTTGAGGGTCGAAGGACCTACTGGTTCAGCCAAGAATCAGAAACCGAATAAAGGAAGCGAAGATAAGAGTGAAAATATGCCGTGGAGAAGAGCTTACTTACTTATGAGCAAAAAGGGAAGACGAAGTCGCAGGAGATTCGGTAGAGGAGATGGAGCTGGTAAAGGTGACCAGCAGGGAGATCAGGTTCGCCTTCATCGGGTTTGGACGTTCAGCTGTTCAAGGGAGTTTTGCAGGGAATGCTGAGCGCTAATCTAAGTCTTGAGAGAGACGTTCTGACCGACCACAAGCGGTAAGAGTCCAGCCCTTGAACACCAAACAAAAAAAATATATAAAGTCATCAAAAAGAGCCATGGACGGAGAGAGTCAAGTCAGGCCTTTCTAATCCATATGTCCTTTTTCACAGCGATTTTTTATTTGTTTATCTTTATCGAGGTGGCAATTCAATTGTTCCAACTGGTGACCAGAAAAGAGAGAGTGGCTAGCGCGCCTAACCTTTGAAATTGAGCTGCTCTGCTCGTGAAAAAAGGGTTGAGTTTCGAGGATATGAGTCAGGTAAGAGAGTTGCTTTTGCCTAAGCTGAGCTTTCTTTCATAGCTTTTGCTGGAAACAAAGACAGACTGAGAATCATCCCTATAGTCGTAGTCATCGGGGTAACTTCCTCTATAAAGGATCATGTTCTCCCTTCTCTGTCCCAAAGTCAAGTTAAAGTAGAGAATCTCAGTTCTGTTCTAGTGGAAGCCTTTAGACTATCAATTCCTTCCTTTCGCCTAATCAAGGATATAAATAAGGTGGCACCTCAACGAATAAAAAAGAGAACTTCGTTTCCTCACCTCAATGCTATGGATTAGAACCCGTTCTCTCCACTCCTGGTAGTCGAGTGGCTTTACGCTTCAGGGACAAAAGAAAGACAGTCGATTTCTCTTCTATCCCTTCCTGACTCTGCTGACATCCCGCCTTAATGTTTCTTAGGGTTGAAAGAAGAAATGAGATGCCCTTGTTCTCTCCTATCCTTTTTCTATACATATAGTAGCGCCCGCTGGCCAGTCATAGATAGTAGGCACTTATTTTATTTCTGGCTTCCTCTCTGTTTGTTTTTGTTTTTAGAGATCAGGTTCAAACTACTAAAGCTCGTAGGAAGAGTCAAAGCGAATAGGACTTTCCCATATTCGTAGAGGTAGCTCAGCTCCCGGCCTCTTTCCTGTCTATTTGCGTTGCTAAGCTGACACAGGGCTGAAAGAGGCATGCCCCTATGTTCGAAAAGAGATCACTCCTGGCTAATGGTCGACTGAAGCCTCAGCCTATTTGAAAGAATTGTCTTCACACTTTAGGTAAAGTGTAAGTGGCTTGAGCCTACCTAAGCTTGATGAAGGGCAGACGGACCTGGCGTTGAGTGCCCTTTCCGCTCATCTTCCTATAAAAGCGGCTGAGGATTTGACTTGACTTAATCATATTGGGACTTATGATCCCTCTCTCTCCTTTTTTGCTAATTGAATAGATTTTTTTCTTTAGTGGTTTTGCCCAATCTGCTATCCGAAAGAAAGGG
This DNA window, taken from Capsicum annuum cultivar Jeju mitochondrion, complete genome, encodes the following:
- the orf133a gene encoding hypothetical protein codes for the protein MAMREYIEEFFDLLSLRCRVKKGDKRAIFELTFSEHELHLCLTDSIEAAYRIALRVEGPTGSAKNQKPNKGSEDKSENMPWRRAYLLMSKKGRRSRRRFGRGDGAGKGDQQGDQVRLHRVWTFSCSREFCREC